A region from the Paenarthrobacter aurescens genome encodes:
- a CDS encoding alpha/beta hydrolase, producing MSESTTLAACIEPALVSLDVFTREFSTASEANQRTYSMAYVSGLLVRVNSNLGKRGESLSGLANTILRITEFSALRDASQATKPWIALENLTSVGPLPPSTLGLIPSSLNTTRIIEDLDVVDDSGTARRSQMAGSAKEPVGVILGPSQHARNLSDEDFDPSHLQSSRIDPATSGQYPVWFATNRIREKGEGSSITFQNGRGHNSENHYGRALVSIPREHRPGSLRGSRWRRLLKPSSYDGPMTLLGIQTFECGEQFAAALSAELDSYPTQERTALVYVHGYNTSFKQAAIRAAQIGFDLDVEGITALYSWPSFAKPLAYVGDQNSADDSEEAFADFLRLLCKDTGATKVNLVVHSMGNRLLGRSIQELARSTVNDKVRFGAIILAAPDVDVPLFRRLATAYPAISDRTTMYVSKWDGALALAKALQTSDRAGFSPPVTVLPDIDTVQVRSFDLSTFGHGYYAKARGVIADMQSVLLGLGQNQERIQMRAEPPSDDVFWAIP from the coding sequence ATGTCCGAAAGCACAACCCTGGCCGCGTGTATAGAGCCAGCTCTGGTATCCCTAGACGTCTTCACACGCGAATTCAGCACCGCTAGTGAGGCTAATCAGCGAACGTATTCCATGGCATACGTTTCAGGGCTGCTGGTTCGCGTGAACTCGAACCTCGGCAAACGCGGTGAATCACTCTCGGGCTTGGCGAATACCATCCTTCGAATCACAGAGTTTTCAGCGTTGCGCGATGCCAGCCAAGCAACCAAGCCCTGGATCGCTCTGGAAAACCTTACCTCTGTCGGCCCGCTTCCGCCGTCAACCCTTGGTCTCATTCCCTCATCCCTCAATACCACTAGGATTATCGAGGACCTTGACGTCGTTGACGATTCAGGCACAGCCCGCCGAAGCCAAATGGCGGGCAGCGCCAAGGAACCTGTAGGCGTCATCTTGGGGCCAAGCCAGCACGCGCGGAACCTCAGTGATGAAGATTTCGACCCCTCCCACCTGCAGTCCTCCCGGATAGACCCGGCAACCTCTGGTCAATATCCTGTCTGGTTCGCTACAAACCGCATTCGAGAAAAGGGCGAAGGTTCCTCGATTACTTTCCAAAATGGTCGAGGACACAATTCAGAAAACCACTACGGACGAGCCCTCGTCTCTATACCGCGGGAACATCGGCCAGGTTCCTTGAGGGGTTCCCGCTGGCGGCGACTGCTCAAACCAAGCTCCTACGACGGACCCATGACCCTCTTAGGCATACAGACCTTCGAATGTGGTGAACAATTTGCTGCTGCGCTATCGGCTGAACTTGACAGTTACCCCACCCAGGAGCGCACGGCCTTAGTGTACGTCCATGGGTACAATACTTCTTTCAAACAAGCCGCAATACGGGCGGCTCAAATCGGATTTGATCTGGACGTAGAAGGAATCACTGCACTTTACAGCTGGCCCTCCTTTGCCAAACCACTAGCATATGTTGGTGACCAGAATAGTGCCGATGATAGCGAAGAGGCATTCGCAGACTTCTTGCGCTTGCTTTGTAAGGATACTGGCGCCACCAAGGTAAACCTCGTAGTACATTCCATGGGCAATAGACTTCTCGGCCGATCGATTCAGGAACTGGCTCGCTCAACCGTTAACGATAAAGTCCGGTTCGGTGCCATCATTTTAGCTGCACCAGATGTGGATGTTCCGCTTTTCAGGCGCCTCGCCACGGCGTATCCCGCAATATCCGACAGAACCACCATGTACGTTTCAAAGTGGGATGGAGCCCTGGCCCTAGCCAAGGCTCTTCAAACTTCTGATCGAGCTGGTTTTTCACCTCCCGTCACGGTCTTGCCGGACATCGATACAGTTCAGGTTAGGTCATTCGACCTCTCGACTTTTGGCCACGGATACTACGCCAAGGCGAGGGGGGTCATTGCCGACATGCAGTCCGTTCTACTTGGACTAGGCCAGAACCAAGAGCGCATACAGATGAGAGCCGAACCTCCGTCCGACGACGTTTTTTGGGCGATTCCCTAG
- a CDS encoding MerR family transcriptional regulator, with protein sequence MAASDGGTPAEEYDGGLAASGADGTSGAGPGTRGVYAISVAAELVGTGQQNIRQYERKGLLTPGRTDGGTRRYSENDLATLRRIGALLDEGLNLAGVKLVLELEAENRGLTEDNKGLADDNRGLREDNRGLRKDLKRARGGA encoded by the coding sequence ATGGCGGCATCGGACGGCGGAACTCCTGCTGAGGAGTACGACGGCGGACTGGCGGCTTCCGGCGCGGACGGCACCTCTGGTGCGGGGCCGGGCACGCGCGGCGTCTACGCGATTTCGGTGGCTGCCGAGCTCGTTGGCACCGGGCAGCAGAACATCCGCCAATACGAACGCAAGGGCCTGCTCACCCCTGGCAGGACCGACGGCGGCACTCGCCGATACAGCGAAAACGACCTCGCGACGCTGCGCAGGATCGGGGCGCTCCTTGATGAGGGGCTGAACCTGGCCGGCGTGAAGCTGGTGCTGGAACTCGAGGCGGAAAACCGGGGATTGACGGAGGACAACAAGGGGCTGGCTGACGACAACCGCGGGCTACGGGAAGATAACCGTGGGTTGCGGAAGGATTTGAAGCGGGCGCGGGGTGGGGCCTGA